From Aquabacter sp. L1I39, the proteins below share one genomic window:
- a CDS encoding GntR family transcriptional regulator: MDQPTASGAAGDDGFKVARFAAPLRHGVVESIRTAIALGRFRAGERLPERTLCDLTGVSRTLVREALRQLESEGLVTVLPHRGPIVAGLTPEQAEGIYEVRCELEGLASLLFAQRADGAARVALHAALEGLKSASLATDPIAWLTAKTQFYDDLIAGSGNAAVGQSLHLLNCRITVLRATSLEAPGRAEQSIAELAALVEALMARDGVAAREAARHHVRMAASVAIANLRRSQEGAE, from the coding sequence ATGGATCAGCCCACAGCCTCAGGAGCAGCCGGCGATGACGGCTTCAAGGTGGCTCGCTTCGCCGCGCCGCTCCGCCATGGCGTGGTGGAAAGCATCCGCACCGCCATCGCCCTCGGCCGCTTCCGTGCCGGCGAGCGGCTCCCCGAGCGGACCTTGTGCGATTTGACGGGCGTCAGCCGCACCTTGGTGCGGGAAGCCCTCAGGCAGCTGGAATCCGAAGGGCTGGTGACGGTGCTGCCCCATCGCGGGCCCATCGTCGCGGGCCTCACGCCCGAGCAGGCGGAAGGCATCTATGAGGTGCGCTGCGAGCTGGAGGGGCTGGCGAGCCTTCTCTTCGCGCAGCGGGCCGATGGGGCGGCGCGGGTGGCCCTGCACGCGGCGCTCGAGGGCCTGAAGTCCGCGAGCCTTGCCACCGATCCCATTGCGTGGCTGACCGCCAAGACCCAATTCTATGATGACCTCATCGCGGGATCGGGCAATGCGGCGGTGGGACAGAGCCTGCATCTGCTCAATTGCCGCATCACGGTGCTGCGCGCCACCTCGCTGGAGGCGCCGGGCCGAGCGGAGCAGTCCATCGCCGAACTCGCCGCCTTGGTGGAGGCGCTGATGGCGCGGGACGGCGTGGCGGCGCGGGAAGCGGCGCGCCATCATGTTCGCATGGCGGCAAGCGTCGCCATCGCAAACCTGCGTCGCTCTCAGGAGGGCGCGGAGTGA
- a CDS encoding restriction endonuclease subunit S: MAFIRAADMSDGAVLFDSASKINNRARERITKGIGKPGDVIISHKGTVGRIARAPLDAPEFVCSPQTTFWRSTNEDILNQDFLYMRWPKFAEEFQVRSGETDMAGYVSLTSQRSLVLSIPPMELQRPIGALMSTLDEKIRLNRRMNETLEAMARAIFKDWFVDFGPTRAKMEGRPPYLAPDIWSLFPDRLDDEGKPEGWGMANLGAMTTELRRGISPSYAAAGGVRVLNQKCIRDRQVDPGPARRHDPERRMIDGRLLAIGDVLVNSTGVGTLGRVAQIVELEEPTIVDSHVTVVRADPSLVSSSYLGLNLTSRETEIEALGEGSTGQTELARARLWSGASSWPTPP, translated from the coding sequence GTGGCCTTTATCAGGGCGGCCGACATGTCAGATGGCGCTGTTCTGTTTGACAGTGCGTCGAAGATAAACAATAGGGCTCGGGAACGCATCACTAAAGGAATTGGGAAACCTGGAGACGTCATAATTTCGCACAAGGGCACAGTTGGGAGAATAGCGCGAGCACCCTTAGATGCCCCGGAGTTTGTGTGCAGCCCACAAACAACATTCTGGCGAAGCACAAACGAAGATATTTTAAATCAAGATTTTCTATATATGAGATGGCCGAAATTCGCCGAAGAATTCCAGGTTCGCTCGGGCGAAACCGATATGGCAGGCTACGTAAGCTTGACCTCTCAACGATCTCTCGTGCTCTCTATACCACCGATGGAACTCCAGCGCCCCATTGGCGCGCTTATGTCGACGCTCGACGAGAAAATAAGGCTTAACCGGCGGATGAACGAGACGCTGGAGGCGATGGCGCGGGCGATCTTCAAGGATTGGTTCGTCGATTTCGGCCCGACCCGCGCCAAGATGGAAGGCCGCCCGCCCTACCTCGCCCCGGACATCTGGTCCCTCTTCCCTGACCGCCTCGACGATGAAGGTAAGCCGGAGGGGTGGGGAATGGCCAACCTTGGAGCGATGACAACCGAACTTCGCAGAGGCATTTCGCCTTCCTATGCAGCCGCAGGCGGAGTGCGCGTTCTGAACCAGAAATGCATTCGGGATCGGCAGGTGGATCCCGGCCCAGCACGCCGCCATGACCCAGAGAGACGGATGATAGATGGCCGATTGCTTGCGATTGGAGATGTACTGGTCAACTCGACAGGGGTAGGCACTCTCGGGCGTGTTGCCCAAATTGTTGAGCTGGAAGAACCCACTATTGTAGACAGTCACGTTACAGTGGTTCGTGCTGACCCGAGCCTCGTCAGCTCGTCCTATCTCGGACTGAACCTAACCAGCCGTGAAACGGAAATTGAGGCGCTCGGTGAAGGCAGTACCGGGCAAACTGAACTTGCGCGCGCACGGCTGTGGTCTGGGGCATCATCCTGGCCAACGCCGCCATGA
- a CDS encoding phage major capsid protein — protein sequence MSDSIALFHQNHGNLANPATALSVTAIGAARAAMARQTGLDKKTILNVRPAYLIVPASLELAAEQLVAQNLVPAQTGNVVPSSIRTLTPISEPRLDAASLTAWYLAANPAQIDTIEYAYLEGQQGAYIETRNGFDVDGVEIKCRLDFGAKAIDWRGLYRNPGA from the coding sequence ATGAGCGACTCCATTGCGCTGTTCCACCAGAACCACGGCAATCTGGCGAACCCGGCCACCGCGCTCAGCGTCACCGCGATCGGCGCGGCGCGCGCGGCCATGGCCCGGCAGACGGGGCTTGACAAGAAGACTATCCTCAATGTCCGGCCCGCCTATCTCATCGTGCCGGCATCGCTCGAACTCGCCGCCGAGCAGCTGGTGGCGCAAAACCTCGTGCCTGCCCAGACCGGCAACGTGGTCCCGTCCTCGATCCGAACTCTGACGCCGATCTCCGAGCCTCGTCTCGACGCCGCGAGCCTTACCGCCTGGTATCTGGCAGCGAACCCCGCCCAGATCGACACCATCGAGTACGCCTATCTCGAAGGCCAGCAGGGCGCCTACATCGAGACGCGCAACGGCTTCGACGTCGACGGTGTCGAGATCAAGTGCCGCCTCGACTTCGGCGCGAAGGCGATCGACTGGCGCGGCCTCTACCGCAATCCCGGCGCGTAA
- a CDS encoding DUF2190 family protein, with translation MRGYIQPGNTITLPAPYAVASGDGLLVGAIFGIATGSAAINAEVETLTEGVVELRKAPSQAWVVGARIYWDNAARLATTVIASNTLIGAATEPVAGGANDTIGRVRLNGVA, from the coding sequence ATGCGCGGCTACATCCAGCCCGGCAACACCATCACGCTTCCCGCCCCCTATGCCGTGGCTTCCGGTGACGGACTGCTGGTCGGCGCGATCTTCGGCATCGCGACCGGATCGGCTGCCATCAACGCCGAGGTCGAGACCCTCACAGAAGGCGTCGTCGAACTGCGCAAGGCCCCGTCCCAGGCATGGGTCGTCGGCGCGCGCATCTACTGGGACAACGCCGCACGTCTCGCGACGACCGTGATCGCATCGAACACCCTGATCGGCGCAGCGACCGAGCCCGTAGCAGGCGGCGCCAACGATACGATCGGCCGTGTGCGGCTGAACGGCGTGGCCTAA